A part of Podarcis muralis chromosome 13, rPodMur119.hap1.1, whole genome shotgun sequence genomic DNA contains:
- the LOC114582904 gene encoding olfactory receptor 9S13-like, whose translation MDNCSTASEFILVGFRDLPELQVTFFITFLVLYITTVMGNGGMIAVISADSQLHTPMYYFLKNLSFLDLCYSSAIAPKALVNFFEEKNIISYEGCVAQLMLFTIFVTTEGFLLAVMAYDRFVAICYPLLYPTKMSKKSCHRLVATSYACGCTNGVIQTSVSFHLRFCNLSKINHFFCDVPAVMNAATTYTYLNEAVMFSLCNVIIAITTVVIFTSYTYILSTILKIQSVEGRRKAFSTCASHITAVTIFYGTVFFIYAQPAAMSSPAQSKIVSVFYTLVIPMLNPLIYSLRNKDVKAALKRTLGKKRLFSMNR comes from the coding sequence ATGGACAACTGCAGCACAGCCTCTGAGTTCATCCTGGTGGGGTTCAGAGATCTCCCAGAGCTGCAAGTAACATTTTTCATCACTTTTCTGGTGCTGTACATCACCACAGTGATGGGGAATGGTGGTATGATTGCTGTCATAAGTGCTGACTCTCAGCTGCACACCCCTATGTACTACTTTCTGAAAAACTTGTCTTTCCTAGACCTCTGCTATTCCTCCGCAATTGCTCCTAAAGCTCTAGTGAATTTTTTCGAGGAGAAGAACATCATCTCTTATGAGGGCTGTGTGGCCCAGTTGATGCTCTTCACCATCTTTGTTACTACAGAAGGGTTTCTTTTAGCAGTCATGGCATACGATCGCTTCGTGGCCATTTGCTACCCACTCCTCTATCCAACTAAGATGTCCAAGAAGTCTTGCCATCGTCTGGTGGCCACTTCCTATGCTTGCGGTTGTACAAACGGAGTGATTCAAACAAGTGTCTCTTTCCATTTGAGATTCTGCAACCTCAGCAAAATCAACCACTTCTTCTGTGATGTCCCTGCTGTCATGAACGCTGCCACGACATACACATATCTCAATGAAGCTGTGATGTTCTCCCTTTGCAACGTTATCATTGCCATCACCACAGTGGTGATATTCACCTCCTACACTTACATTCTCTCCACCATTCTCAAGATTCAATCTGTAGAGGGCAGGAGAAAAGCATTTTCTACCTGTGCCTCTCACATAACAGCAGTGACCATCTTTTATGGGACAGTCTTCTTTATTTATGCTCAGCCTGCAGCCATGTCCTCCCCAGCTCAAAGCAAAATTGTCTCTGTGTTTTACACTCTTGTCATTCCAATGCTAAATCCCCTCATCTACAGCCTTAGGAACAAAGATGTCAAAGCAGCTctaaaaaggactctggggaaaaAGAGGCTCTTTTCAATGAACAGATAA
- the LOC114582903 gene encoding olfactory receptor OR9H1-like, with translation MGNHTEVTEFILVSFKGLPQMQIVFLLLFLLMYTITLVGNAGMILITSSDSKLHTPMYYFLKNLSFLDICYSSVITPKAMVSFATGDMAISYNGCATQMFFFSLFGTTEAFFLAVMAYDRFIAVCSPLLYHTIMSKKRCMCLVCISYFFGCVNCCTQTGFTFSLAFCGPTHVNHFFCDVPAVMKASCSDTFVNEMVLLVVCGLIIVTTAIIVLVSYIYIVTTILHIPSGKGRHKAFSTCTSHLMAVSLFFGTVFFMYAQPGAMSSPNQGKVVSVFYTVVIPMLNPIIYSLRNKEVKQALIRQLKRKGFVC, from the coding sequence ATGGGAAACCATACTGAGGTCACTGAATTTATATTGGTGAGCTTTAAGGGTCTGCCACAAATGCAAATAGTTTTCTTATTGCTTTTTTTGCTGATGTACACCATCACTCTGGTGGGAAATGCTGGTATGATCTTAATCACCAGTTCCGATTCCAAACTCCATACTCCTATGTACTACTTTCTAAAGAACCTGTCCTTCTTGGATATTTGCTACTCTTCAGTCATCACTCCCAAAGCCATGGTGAGCTTTGCAACAGGGGACATGGCCATTTCCTACAATGGATGTGCAACCCAGatgttcttcttctctctctttggaaCCACAGAGGCCTTTTTCCTGGCTGTGATGGCATATGACCGATTCATTGCTGTCTGTAGCCCACTTCTCTACCATACCATTATGTCCAAGAAGAGGTGTATGTGCCTTGTGTGCATCTCTTACTTCTTTGGTTGTGTCAACTGCTGCACCCAAACTGGGTTTACATTTAGTTTGGCATTTTGTGGCCCAACTCATGTAAACCACTTCTTTTGTGATGTCCCAGCGGTCATGAAGGCCTCCTGTTCAGACACATTTGTGAATGAAATGGTGCTCCTTGTAGTCTGTGGTCTCATCATTGTGACCACAGCCATAATTGTCCTAGTATCTTACATTTACATTGTTACTACCATCTTGCACATACCGTCTGGCAAAGGGAGACACAAAGCTTTCTCAACTTGCACTTCCCATTTGATGGCAGTAAGCTTATTCTTTGGGACagttttctttatgtatgcccaACCTGGGGCCATGTCCTCTCCCAATCAAGGGAAAGTGGTGTCAGTTTTCTACACAGTTGTCATTCCAATGTTAAATCCGATCATCTATAGCCTAAGGAACAAGGAGGTCAAACAGGCTCTGATCAGGCAACTCAAAAGAAAAGGCTTTGTCTGTTGA
- the LOC114582902 gene encoding olfactory receptor OR9H1-like, whose product MENHTMITQFILAGFQGNMELQLALSILFLLLYVITLIGNIGMITIITTDGQLQSPMYFFLKNLSFLDVCYSSVITPKAMLSFATGNKAISYNECATQMFFFSLFGTTECFFLAVMAYDWFTAICNPLLYNVTMSKKTCTLLVAISYCFGFINCCTQTSLSFSLSYCEPGEINQFFCDVPAVMKASCSDTFVNEMVLLGMCGFIIIITSTTVLISYGYIVATILRIPSVEGRHKAFSTCTSHIMAVVLFFGTAFFMYGQPGALASPNQGKVVSVFYTIVIPMLNPLIYSLRNKEVKDALGRLLKRFAFTQ is encoded by the coding sequence atggaaaaccaCACAATGATTACACAATTCATTTTAGCAGGTTTCCAAGGCAATATGGAACTACAGCTGGCTCTCTCTATTCTCTTCCTGCTGTTGTATGTCATTACCTTAATAGGAAATATTGGAATGATAACCATCATCACTACTGATGGCCAACTGCAAAGCCCTATGTACTTTTTCTTGAAAAACTTATCCTTCTTGGATGTCTGCTACTCTTCAGTCATCACTCCCAAAGCTATGCTGAGTTTTGCTACTGGAAACAAGGCCATTTCCTACAATGAGTGTGCCACTCAAatgtttttcttctctctctttgggaCCACCGAATGTTTTTTCCTTGCTGTGATGGCGTATGATTGGTTCACTGCCATCTGCAATCCGCTGCTTTACAATGTCACCATGTCCAAGAAGACCTGCACCCTTCTGGTGGCCATTTCCTACTGTTTTGGCTTTATCAATTGTTGCACACAAACAAGCCTTTCATTCAGCTTGTCCTACTGTGAGCCAGGGGAGATCAACCAGTTCTTTTGTGATGTCCCAGCAGTCATGAAGGCCTCTTGCTCAGACACTTTTGTAAATGAAATGGTGCTTTTGGGGATGTGTggatttatcattattatcaccTCCACAACTGTCCTAATCTCCTACGGCTACATAGTAGCCACAATCCTGCGCATACCTTCGGTGGAGGGGAGACACAAGGCTTTCTCAACCTGTACTTCTCATATCATGGCTGTAGTTTTGTTCTTTGGGACAGCTTTCTTTATGTATGGCCAACCTGGAGCTCTCGCTTCTCCTAACCAAGGTAAAGTGGTATCTGTCTTCTACACTATTGTCATCCCAATGTTGAACCCATTAATCTACAGCTTGAGGAACAAGGAGGTCAAAGATGCCTTGGGAAGACTGTTGAAAAGGTTCGCTTTCACCCAGTAA
- the LOC114582901 gene encoding olfactory receptor 6A2-like: MQNRHSVTERQNQSSVRDFILLGFPTPLEFQILLFTLFLIVYILVLSENVIIMLTVWVNSNLHTPMYFFLWNLSFLEIWYITVTLPKAMVNFVIESNLISFVGCMMQLYFFLALGCTECVLLAVMAYDRYVAICYPLRYQVIMTQTLCIQLAAGSWMSGFFISTWKVLLISQLTYCGPNIINHFFCDVSPLLNLSCTDMSMSELTDFILALFILLTPLCVTIMSYIYIISTILRIPSAKGRQKAFSTCASHLTVVVIFYSASIFIYARPRAISSLNSSKLVSLLYAVIVPLCNPIIYCLRNNEVKQALKKTLLRKP, translated from the coding sequence ATGCAGAACAGGCATTCAGTCACGGAGAGACAGAACCAATCCAGTGTTAGAGATTTCATTCTTCTGGGCTTCCCAACACCCCTGGAATTCCAAATCTTGCTCTTCACATTGTTCCTCATTGTCTACATTTTGGTTTTGTCTGAGAACGTCATAATAATGCTGACAGTCTGGGTGAACAGCAACCTCCACACTCCCATGTACTTCTTTCTGTGGAACTTGTCCTTCTTAGAGATCTGGTACATCACCGTCACCCTGCCAAAGGCTATGGTGAACTTTGTGATAGAGAGCAATCTGATCTCCTTTGTGGGATGCATGATGCAACTCTATTTCTTCCTGGCATTGGGCTGCACTGAGTGTGTCCTCCTTGCCGTCATGGCCTATGACCGCTACGTTGCCATCTGCTACCCTTTGCGCTACCAGGTAATCATGACACAAACTCTCTGTATCCAGCTGGCAGCTGGATCATGGATGAGTGGCTTTTTCATCTCAACGTGGAAAGTCCTCCTAATATCTCAGTTGACATACTGTGGTCCCAATATCATAAATCACTTCTTCTGTGATGTATCCCCACTTCTGAACTTGTCTTGCACTGATATGTCCATGTCTGAGCTGACAGATTTCATATTAGCTTTGTTTATCCTACTGACTCCCCTTTGTGTCACCATCATGTCCTACATTTATATCATCTCCACCATCCTACGCATTCCCTCAGCCAAAGGCCGCCAGAAAGCATTCTCCACTTGTGCATCTCACCTCACTGTGGTAGTGATCTTCTACTCTGCCAGTATTTTCATCTATGCCCGCCCCAGGGCCATCAGCTCCCTCAATTCGAGCAAACTTGTTTCACTTCTTTATGCTGTCATAGTCCCCCTTTGCAACCCGATTATTTACTGTCTCAGGAACAATGAAGTGAAACAAGCACTAAAGAAAACCCTGTTGCGGAAGCCATAA